The following proteins are encoded in a genomic region of Channa argus isolate prfri chromosome 3, Channa argus male v1.0, whole genome shotgun sequence:
- the LOC137123991 gene encoding transcription elongation factor 1 homolog produces MGRRKSKRKPPPKKKMTGDLETQFTCPFCNHEKSCDVKMERSRNTGIISCTVCLEEFQTPITYLSEPVDVYSDWIDACEAANQ; encoded by the exons ATGGGTCGGCGCAAGTCCAAAAGAAAGCCTCCTccaaagaagaagatgacaggAGATCTAGAAACCCAGTTCACCTGTCCGTTTTGCAACCACGAGAAGTCGTgtgatgttaaaat GGAGAGAAGCAGAAATACTGGGATAATATCATGCACAGTCTGCTTAGAGGAGTTCCAGACACCTATTACCT ATCTGTCAGAGCCAGTTGATGTGTACAGTGATTGGATAGATGCCTGTGAAGCAGCCAATCAGTAA